A DNA window from Plasmodium brasilianum strain Bolivian I chromosome 12, whole genome shotgun sequence contains the following coding sequences:
- a CDS encoding hypothetical protein (conserved Plasmodium protein), which translates to MDEVDKLLTYDIIHQYLQKSGSYNLMVGKYHEMLKIREAKKEYTDIKKGYSSFDLDILSLYEEVLDVFQHNNFFIKACNLTFFKLSKNAYQGCIHVIFLENISEMKSVCIVKKNSELKRIIDSARKKNNNIPLSYMEKDKKQIKQNNYVHNCKVEGDKVSNIRVALKDTFDSLIFFIMDKYNIKINNNHSFIVKKEVCNYIITNEEVYKFLKNYNYYQIDLNKLQFDIYDYSFVFYKNVTHFSDFFKYMKDIHSCAYLISLFVKIIAYKNKIQIYNSQLFFCKKNNECICNLYISFVKKNEKVFQKLFFNSKFVSMENIIQSKISLIEQVKKKIMNRKDLTYPDDVVICSFVKFFYTFKLSSPKNYTYRSRSLQPCEKKTLNKLSLHNSRPTGQHTIEFTNDKRRKLNGIGAFSGEGSHNAGSVTNMGSIVNVESANNVGSVISEEHDMIDVGNNEEVHLISATNNVTNTRNEIEEGGCIDANGTIKTRNLNSISVLLTESSLIYKLNEVEDKEHEFNKDGKQLEGGINCSRTRSEGAYNNNRTRNEERNNNGRTRSEEGYNNDRTRSEERNNNGRTRSEEGYNNDRTRSEERNNNGRTRSEEGYNNDRTRNEEEKQKNEEMPLSPYEIENKNFEMYPSKCYEKNYIIRNGNPLKIQGRNSSIKLGTNHSDKIENTLKKNYKCIGKSYSEVAITSRGKEDLHNNRNSCSIFKTGSTYNHIVFINHKNVPFYFKVKKETELNTINTDNYDTVNIYIKGKNEIVRDRSKGIYNELPYSVHNNEKGIHDIIYDRNNNKNVLVNKKRNFVNDHVNIHENMYQRCINGTATKGIVDMHRTCANRLVRKEPRREEDVELEMPPEVERSDGPGKNINKSGHYKRSSCSKETFNRHDNVKRRRRCDESCENGTTADMSSASITGVASTTTASASTSHLRMITKEGLVLTNFNNNRGKTVLTAFPKNMGCKGKIEKCESYMREDSTYDNVDREANCRENNQNECNVRYKRKCGSNNIHVKKENIGKYSGLKEIQEKNRNACVDECVNSSHNEVKHTKECSSKCAINRGFDRELDCNLDHFNFECESRRTNLNNSLVSISANSTNDISRMDMSRKRLINKVIQTSKGENEIRKGLTKEYTQMHDLDNDAGIRDGSAFRKGMDIIDEKRKRYTMLYDMPYDMPCDMPCDMPCDMPCDMPCDMPCDNLYDKHNTNSSAYNFSFLSNSLDDKSSVKSEFFSEEERQKFDNINIIKKINEDFCYLNKNDKLNVIKILCNYRTYLKKILLYEYMKQDYSFEVETCIFYFDNISYNNGDHMDATRATSTATADNRATHTAIAAVDSVDSTTTTTSTNNGSGICENRNVGRTGWKFPNGVFETEHLMNEKTPECTKKKNNERIYKSCQDVENKERKKLIDKIKYYIEKIRALHQIINSYTKINHSNIDKMKSYIALIECIKKYPYSFYYNEVVSENEEENIEERIKEKSGKKAIQKYHLPKYGKIYEDTEERKKKHQIIMLYNGNNEYWRSKYTVQKNKEDEGFLDQANGNMWNETKYKSILKKSFRSYIKENITNDKNIVHSYAKGINNNVKDIRKRYYCTNFFFQYDK; encoded by the coding sequence ATGGACGAAGTAGATAAGTTGTTAACATATGACATTATTCATCAATACTTGCAAAAGAGTGGCAGCTATAACTTGATGGTGGGTAAGTACCACGAGATGCTAAAAATTAGAGAAGCGAAGAAGGAATACacagatattaaaaaagggtATAGTTCTTTTGATTTGGACATTTTAAGTCTTTATGAAGAAGTACTAGACGTTTTTCagcataataatttttttataaaagcaTGTAATTTAACCTTTTTCAAACTAAGCAAAAATGCATATCAGGGATGCATACATGTAATTTTTCTGGAAAATATATCGGAAATGAAAAGTGTGTGTatagtaaagaaaaatagcGAATTGAAAAGAATTATTGATTCAgcaagaaaaaagaataataatattccgCTTTCATATATggaaaaagacaaaaaacaGATTAAGCAAAACAATTACGTTCACAATTGCAAAGTTGAAGGGGATAAGGTATCAAATATAAGAGTTGCTTTAAAGGATACCTTTGactctttaattttttttattatggaCAAATACAACataaagataaataataaccattcatttatagtaaaaaaagaagtatgtaattatatcataacaaatgaagaagtatataaatttttgaaaaattataattattatcaaatagatttaaataaattacaatttgatatttatgattattcctttgttttttataaaaatgttactCATTTCTctgatttttttaaatacatgaAAGATATACACTCATGTGCATATTTAATTTCCTTGTTTGTCAAAATAAttgcatataaaaataaaatacaaatatataattctcaattatttttttgtaaaaagaacaatgaatgtatttgtaatttgtatataagtTTTGTTAAGAAAAACGAGAaagtttttcaaaaattattttttaatagtaaaTTTGTAAGtatggaaaatattatacaatccaaaatttctttaattgagcaagtaaaaaaaaaaattatgaacagaaAAGATTTAACATATCCAGATGATGTGGTTATATGTtcttttgttaaatttttttatactttcaAATTATCAAGCCCAAAAAATTACACTTACAGAAGTCGAAGCCTTCAGCCTTGTGAGAAGAAGACGCTCAACAAATTAAGTCTTCACAATAGTCGACCAACTGGTCAGCATACAATTGAGTTCACCAATGACAAGAGGAGAAAACTAAATGGGATTGGCGCATTTAGTGGGGAAGGTTCTCATAATGCTGGAAGCGTTACTAATATGGGAAGTATCGTTAATGTGGAAAGCGCTAATAATGTAGGGAGCGTCATCAGTGAAGAACACGATATGATAGATGTGGGAAACAATGAGGAAGTCCACCTTATTAGCGCAACGAACAACGTTACAAATACTCGGAACGAAATCGAAGAGGGTGGGTGTATCGACGCGAATGGTACCATTAAAACTAGGAACTTGAACAGCATAAGCGTCCTATTAACAGAAAGTTctctaatatataaattaaacgAGGTCGAAGACAAGGAACATGAGTTTAACAAGGACGGTAAACAACTTGAAGGAGGAATTAATTGCAGTAGAACAAGGAGTGAAGGAGCATATAATAACAACAGAACGAGGAATGAAGAAAGAAACAATAACGGTAGAACGAGGAGTGAAGAAGGATATAATAATGACAGAACGAGGAGTGAAGAAAGAAACAATAACGGTAGAACGAGGAGTGAAGAAGGATATAATAATGACAGAACGAGGAGTGAAGAAAGAAACAATAACGGTAGAACGAGGAGTGAAGAAGGATATAATAATGACAGAACGAGgaatgaagaagaaaaacagaaaaatgaAGAGATGCCATTATCTCCCtatgaaatagaaaataaaaattttgaaatgtATCCCTCCAAatgttatgaaaaaaattatattataagaaaTGGTAATCCGTTGAAGATACAGGGAAGGAATAGCAGTATAAAACTTGGAACAAATCATAGtgataaaattgaaaatacgttaaaaaaaaattataaatgtattggTAAATCTTATTCTGAGGTGGCAATAACATCTAGAGGGAAAGAGGATCtacataataatagaaaCAGCTGTTCTATCTTTAAAACTGGAAGTACATATAAccatattgtttttattaatcaTAAAAACGtaccattttattttaaagtaaaaaaggaaacagAGTTAAACACTATAAACACTGATAATTATGATacagtaaatatatacattaaaggAAAGAATGAAATCGTAAGAGATAGAAGtaaaggaatatataatgaattacCTTACAGTGttcataataatgaaaagggCATTCACGATATAATTTATGacagaaataataataagaacgTGTTAGTAAATAAAAAGCGCAATTTTGTCAATGATCATGTTAATATACATGAGAATATGTATCAAAGGTGCATAAATGGCACAGCAACAAAAGGAATAGTAGATATGCATAGGACCTGTGCAAACAGGCTAGTTCGGAAAGAACCACGAAGAGAAGAAGACGTGGAATTGGAGATGCCCCCTGAAGTGGAACGTTCCGATGGACCTGGAAAAAACATCAATAAATCAGGGCACTACAAAAGAAGCAGTTGCAGTAAAGAAACATTCAACAGACACGATAACGTGAAGAGGAGGAGGAGGTGCGATGAGAGCTGTGAAAATGGTACAACTGCTGATATGTCCTCTGCTTCTATAACTGGCGTTGCATCTACCACTACTGCTTCTGCTAGTACTTCCCACCTTCGTATGATCACAAAGGAAGGTCTTGTTCTTACAAATTTTAACAACAATAGAGGGAAAACTGTACTAACCGCGTTTCCTAAAAATATGGGGTGTAAAgggaaaattgaaaaatgcGAGAGTTACATGAGGGAAGATTCTACATATGACAATGTGGATAGAGAAGCAAATTGTAGGGAGAATAACCAAAATGAATGTAATGTTAGATATAAGAGGAAATGTGGTAGTAACAACATTCATGtaaagaaggaaaatatCGGAAAATACTCGGGATTAAAGGAGATAcaggaaaaaaataggaaCGCATGCGTTGATGAGTGCGTAAATAGCAGTCATAACGAAGTGAAGCACACGAAGGAATGCAGTTCTAAATGTGCTATCAACCGTGGCTTTGACCGCGAATTAGACTGTAACTTGGACCACTTCAACTTCGAATGTGAGAGTAGAAGAACTAACTTGAACAATTCCCTCGTTTCCATTTCTGCTAATTCAACTAATGACATAAGTCGAATGGATATGAGTAGGAAAAGGCTTATTAATAAGGTAATTCAGACGAGTAAAGGAGAGAACGAAATCAGGAAGGGACTAACAAAGGAATATACGCAAATGCACGATTTAGACAATGACGCTGGTATTAGAGACGGATCTGCATTTAGAAAAGGGATGGATATAATtgatgaaaaaaggaaaagatacACAATGTTGTATGATATGCCGTATGATATGCCGTGTGATATGCCGTGTGATATGCCGTGTGATATGCCGTGTGATATGCCGTGTGATATGCCGTGTGATAACCTTTACGATAAACATAACACTAACAGTAGTGCATATAATTTCTCTTTTCTGTCTAACTCTTTGGATGATAAGTCCTCTGTTAAATCTGAATTTTTTTCAGAGGAGGAAAGACAAAAGtttgataatattaatataataaaaaaaattaatgaggatttttgttatttaaataaaaatgacaaattgaatgtgataaaaattttatgtaattacaGAACGTATTTGAAAAAGATTTTGCTGTACGAATACATGAAGCAGGACTATTCGTTCGAAGTAGAAACATGcatcttttattttgataaCATAAGCTACAATAATGGAGATCATATGGATGCGACTAGAGCTACCAGTACTGCCACTGCTGATAACCGTGCTACCCACACTGCTATCGCTGCTGTTGATTCTGTGGATAGCACTACCACCACTACTAGTACGAACAATGGTAGTGGCATATGTGAGAACAGAAACGTAGGACGAACCGGGTGGAAATTCCCCAATGGGGTATTCGAAACGGAGCATttaatgaatgaaaaaaCCCCAGaatgcacaaaaaaaaaaaataatgaaagaatatataaaagttgtCAAGATGTAGAGAataaagaaaggaaaaaactaattgataaaataaaatattatattgaaaaaataagagcACTGCACCAAATCATTAACTCATACACGAAAATTAACCATTCCAATATAGACAAGATGAAAAGTTATATAGCTTTAATTGAATGTATTAAGAAATATCCCTACAGCTTTTATTACAACGAAGTAGTGTCAGAGAACGAGGAAGAGAATATAGAAGAAAGGATTAAGGAAAAGAGTGGAAAAAAAGCTATTCAGAAATACCATTTACCAAAgtatggaaaaatatatgaagacACAGAGGAACGTAAGAAAAAACATCAGATCATTATGTTATACAATGGGAATAATGAATACTGGAGGAGCAAGTATACtgtacaaaaaaacaaagaggATGAGGGGTTCTTAGATCAAGCTAACGGAAATATGTGGAAcgaaacaaaatataagagcatattaaaaaaaagctttAGAAGTTACATTAAGGAAAACATTACCAATGATAAGAACATTGTGCATAGCTATGCAAAAGGAATTAACAATAATGTAAAAGATATTAGGAAAAGATATTATTGCaccaattttttctttcaataTGATAAGTAG
- a CDS encoding mitochondrial fission 1 protein, translating to MDKPEFLKIELQRLKNEYETELSVDHVMPKTQFDYACLLICSSDLKNIKYASSLLHELLLINYNRIDCLYQLAIAHIKLRDYKKAKNYLNALLKIDARNSNALALKSLLFDLISSDGLIGALLVALTACGIYLSFKSFKYF from the exons atggacaaACCAGAGTTTCTGAAAATTGAACTTCAAAGACTGAAAAACGAATACGAAACT GAGTTGTCGGTTGACCACGTAATGCCGAAGACACAATTCGATTACGCCTGTTTATTAATATGTTCGTccgatttaaaaaatataaaatatgcttCGTCTTTGTTGCACGAATTATTACTTATAAATTACAATCGCATTGATTGTTTATACCAGCTAGCTATAgcacatataaaattaagagattataaaaaagcaaaaaactATTTAAATGCACTGTTAAAAATTGATGCAAGAAACAGTAATGCCTTAGCTTTAAAAAGCTTGTTGTTTGATTTAATATCATCAGACGGATTAATAGGTGCATTGTTAGTTGCACTTACAGCGTGTGGAATTTATCTATcttttaaatcttttaaatatttttaa
- a CDS encoding hypothetical protein (conserved Plasmodium protein), whose amino-acid sequence MFNILSKEKVGISLKHFKKAYNNSSKEHFFLGGGIKKLAFSSKSSNLKWMSNASANIENTSTNFLDLQELRLINNKRVTLTSTYENRINVYLKPLETDILLYEDQLTCSTNKGEIHSTPLGIDPSEVTGLVDSTVNINASIGGGQSSYVFKEFHVQGEEGNMKNLEDGKNSDSENRSSSENRSSSENRSSSENRSSRNDGEMCNMKNESGGDNKKYCSMYLSSQRYNALSKEKHRYVYDFEVRNISELSKYQEGELVNVFFYNKADIGIGLLNRKSNIVIRIIEKDIRKIIDDKFFIKKLYESIKRRFKYIYNINIYDYMFSFKYRNNIKIFCKIINSINDDLPGILAYIYDKNIFIRYDNLAIQKYNYIFEKELENIFTPQNIFCKKIISKKEKRAQMGKEYILEQIKGTDLELYYCENDYTFYNNITNITYDIFHVDNKHDRLFLQNICETPTTILNINGNVGEYIINASFANEQCRDLRSNYSEIISIILSDSVKNANYIDRNVNHNKCMHITSLHREDILEELNNMYLNNLKFGIIIYNIKRSIVYRKNAYTSTYGKRYTATFKGVHKYLNHMADLLQRGGLLFITVELSAEEYDKFLNIVKCVFEHKKKSVSIIYENSCSVENSILCNNRDEWYLRSVCFLLGYS is encoded by the exons atgtttaatatattgagtaaagaaaaagtagGAATAAGCTtgaaacattttaaaaaagcatataataacagtagtaaagaacatttttttttgggggGGGGCATAAAGAAACTAGCTTTCAGTTCAAAATCAAGTAATTTAAAATGGATGAGCAACGCATCTgcaaatatagaaaatacaTCAACGAATTTTTTAGACTTGCAAGAATTAAgactaataaataataaaagagttACATTAACGAGTACATATGAAAATAGAATAAACGTTTATTTAAAACCGCTGGAAACggatattttattatacgaAGACCAGCTAACTTGTAGTACCAACAAAGGGGAAATTCACTCCACCCCGCTTGGAATAGATCCTTCCGAAGTGACTGGTTTAGTTGATAGTACTGTAAATATTAATGCAAGTATTGGCGGTGGTCAGAGTAGTTACGTTTTCAAGGAGTTTCACGTCCAGGGGGAAGAAGGAAACATGAAAAATTTGGAAGATGGAAAAAATAGCGATAGTGAGAACCGTAGTAGTAGTGAGAACCGTAGTAGTAGTGAGAACCGAAGTAGTAGTGAGAACCGTAGTAGTAGAAACGATGGAGAGATGTGCAACATGAAGAATGAGAGTGGGGgcgataataaaaaatactgcTCAATGTACCTTTCATCACAGAGATACAATGCACTGTCGAAAGAGAAACATCGATATGTGTATGACTTCGAAGTAAGAAATATATCTGAACTAAGTAAATATCAAGAAGGAGAGTTGGttaatgttttcttttataataaagCAGACATTGGTATTGGATTGTTAAATAGGAAAAGTAATATAGTCATTCGAATAATTGAAAAggatataagaaaaataattgatgataaattttttataaaaaaattatatgaaagtATTAAAAGGagatttaaatatatatataatataaatatatatgattatatgtTTTCGTTTAAgtatagaaataatataaaaattttttgtaaaattattaattcaaTAAATGACGATTTACCAGGTATtcttgcatatatatatgataaaaatatttttataaggtATGATAATTTAgctatacaaaaatataattatatatttgaaaaagaattagaaaatatttttacccctcaaaatattttttgtaaaaaaattataagtaaaaaagaaaaaagagcaCAAATgggaaaagaatatatattagaacaAATCAAAGGAACAGATCTAGAATTATATTACTGTGAAAATGATTATAccttttataataatattacgaATATAACATATGATATCTTTCATGTCGATAATAAACATGATCGTctgtttttacaaaatatttgtGAAACACCTACTACCATACTAAACATCAACGGAAATGTAGGAGAATACATAATAAACGCCTCTTTTGCAAATGAACAGTGCAGAGATTTACGTTCGAATTATAGTGAAATTATATCTATTATACTCTCTGACTCTGTCAAAAACGCCAATTACATAGACAGAAACGTTAATCATAACAAGTGTATGCATATAACATCCCTGCACAGGGAGG ATATTTTGGAAGAGCTGAATAACATGTACCTCAATAATTTAAA GTTTggcataattatatacaatataaaaagaagtatTGTTTACCGAAAAAATGCATACACAAGTACGTACGGAAAGAGGTACACAGCCACTTTCAAGGGAGTGCATAAGTACTTGAACCACATGGCGGATCTTCTGCAAAGAGGGG GATTGCTGTTCATAACAGTCGAATTGTCCGCCGAGGAGTACGACAAATTTTTGAACATAGTCAAATGTGTATTTgagcataaaaaaaagagtgtatcaataatatatgaaaattctTGTAGCGTGGAAAACag TATACTGTGCAATAACCGGGATGAATGGTACTTAAGATCTGTGTGCTTCCTACTGggatattcataa